cattccatctccttctcacatcaccgctacttgttatcacctccccatttacgcccttcactgaagttcccatttgctcccttgtcttacgcaccctatttacctccttccagaacatctttttattctccctaaaatttactgatatatatatatatatatatatatatatatatatatatatatatatatatatatatatatacaaacaacttACAAAACAAATGTTTATACACATCATTGGATAGATTCATTTActcatgagtgtgtgagtgagtgagtgagtgggtctgCCTCACACTGGAACATTTCACCAGTGAGTGATGTCTTGGTCACTCATTGTATCTTTCTAAAGaaaatcatttacattttcttactattttctttcttttccactgAACTTACAAATCAAGTtgggtcattttctttatttcttttttcctctctctcttttctcccacaATCGAGGACATGGTGGGatttcttcccccccacacacacacgggagggtaGCTTTATTCCCACACAACTCTCTCTGGTAAGCCAATGCTTGAACCATTGGTCAATAGTAGAAAACTGTCACTCATCACTGCACGAAAaaccaggtcaccagaggtcacacTGAAAGGGGTCATGACccacaggagaggaggaggaggaggagcaggaggaggagcaggagagagaggcgtgagtcctgcaacacccacacccacacacacacacacctcaccaccaccccgctCTCCGAGCCACCCTTTGGACACAGGAGGCCACAAGGAGCCCGTGGCCTCCtgcctggtgaggagggaggcgtgAGGTTGTGGAGGAAAACATCGTAGTCTTGGGGTAACATGGCCGGAcggcccctcctcccctctctctctcctcctcctcctcctcttcctcttccccctctcctcctcctcttcttcctcctcctcctcctcctcctcctcctcctccctcagtttcGTGTCGGCGGCAGCGCTGGgtgacctcctcccacccaccgccCCCAAGCCTGGTGGGGACAGAGGCGCTAGCGGGCCGGGACGACTGACTGCATAGCAAGGAAACGTTCCCGTCGCCTGGGCTGACTGCAGAAACGTTTCCGTCGCTTGGGCTGACTGGAGAAACGTTTCCGTCGCCTGGGTTGACTGGAGAAACGTTCCCTTCACCTAAATACAAAATGAGTCTACAAGAATCATCATTTGTTTACCCTTTCAATATGATAACGTTAGGAGACGTTTATTGTCTTAATTACCTTCCTTCGTTGCGTCCAGGACacgaaacgttttttttttcaaacaaacaTTTGCAAGTGTTTACATCATGCTTTCTCAGACGATGTGTCCATCACCTGTGTTTGTGGAGAGGTACACACGAACCGAGCTACGCACCGTGGGTcgaactcatatatgtatatatacaccctcaGGGCGTCCCTGCACAACTTGACCCTTCCACACTGCTCTGGACCTCATCTATGAGGCGTCGCCAAGGTCGGTTGCAGCCAAAACCTCATATATGAGGCGTCGACGAGGTTAGCCCCCTCCCCAGACCTCATGTATGAGGCGTTGACGAGGTCAGTAGCCCCCCAGACCTCATATATGAGGCGTCGACGAGGTCAGCAGCCCCCTTCCCCAGACACTCATATATGAGGCGTCGACGAGGtcagctccctcctccccagacacTCATATATGAGGCGTCGACGAGGTCAGCAGCCCCCTCTCCAGACACTCATATATGAGGCGTCGACGAGGTCAGCAGCCCCCTCTCCAGACACTCATATATGAGGCGTCGACGACCTCATATGAGGAGTTGATGATATCAAGTGTATCTTCAACAGGAGACTGTCGCCTGATGCTCCAAGGACGACAGCGATAGCGACAGTCGCCACGCTAATCTAACAGCCGGGAGGGCAGAGCAGCGGGCGTGTGTGGCGTGTGTAGCCATCACGAGGCGTGGCAGTAGTGGCCTGAAGCCCCCAGGACGATAGAGGGAgatggcaggtgtgtgggtgagggcacaccacaccccctcacccacagcaGGAGGGACTTGAGatgtcattttccttttcttcttcttctctctaggACCTTTGAACTTCAGCGTCAGACGTGTGTTGCTGGAGGGTATATTGACGCCTTCTTGCTTCCCAGGgtcactaccacaaccccaggtctTTGTCGTCGTCGTCCCCCACTCTCCTCCTGGGGGAGGGTCACTACTACACCCAGGTCTCGCCCCCGGGGTCGAGGGAGGCGCGCCTGAGGTCATGTGGGTCTCATACTTCCGAGGATATCTTGGTGGTGGAGCGGGTCAGGGTGGCCGACCTCTGACCCCCGGACCGACGCTCGAACACGGCCATCTGCCGCCCCTCCGTCGGCAGCGTCCGGCTGTAGTTGCCGCTCGTGAAGGAGTTGTACTCCGGCAGGCGCAGCGGGTCGCACGCCGGCCTGCTGCCGGTGCCTCCCTcgcctgccgccgccgccgccgccgcccgtcGTGCCGCCGCCCCGCTACCCCTGCCGCTGACGGGTAAGGGCGGCGGGGGCTCCAGcggggagttggaggaggaggaggagctgaggggTGGCGGGGGAGGGACCACTGGGGTCACGGCCCCGCGGGGCGTCTCGATGATCACTCGGGACGTCTCGACGGGCCAACCCCGTCcctgctgcccctgctgctgcGCCTGCTGCTGTCCCTGCTGTGCTGCAGGCTGTTGCCCCTGCCCCTGTTGTTGTTGCCCCTGCCCCTGCTGTTGCCCCTGCCCCTGCTGCtgcaggtgaaggtggtggtcgtggacgacctcctcccccaggaTGGTGGCGCGGGAGGAGCGGCGGGAGTCCGGCGGCGCTGACGGGTGGAGGTCCTCCTGCGGGCGCGTGAGGTCCACGATGGAGGGGCAGTGGTGTAtgggcgggggcgggggcgggaGGCAGCCCCGCGGGTGGTGTCGGCGGGAGTCGCACGTCAGGTAGGTCCTGatggtgtcagaggtgaaggagcGCTGGCCCAGGCATCCCTCACTACGACACCGGAGCAGAGGGCGGGCCAGGCTCTCCTCGGTGCTACTGCTGGAGCGGGGCCTCATCCCGCCCACCATGGGGGCGTGGCGAGCCAGGTGGGCGTGGCCGGTCAGGAGGGCGGCCAGTAGGGCGGCCACGCCCGAGCTCCCAGCCGCCATGAGCGACCAACCGTAGCGGTAGGCGTACATGGTGGCCCAGCTGGTGCGTCGACCCGACGCGATGCCGTACTCTTCCGAGACCACCGAGACGAACCagaccacgcccacgcccacgctcagacctgcggcaggaggaggaggaggaggaccatcatcagcttacttcgtcaggaggaaggagacacacacacacccacacattctgaccccctctgtgtgtgtgttgtgtgtgtgtgtgtgtgtgtgtgtgtgggtgttgtgtgtgtgtgtgtgtatgtgtgtgttgtgtgtgtgtgtgtgtgtgtgtgtgtgtgttgtgtgttgtgtgttgtgtgtgtgtgtatgtgtgtgtgtgtgtgtgtgtgttgtgtgttgtgtgtgtgtgtatgtgtgtgtgtgtgtgtgttgtgtgtgtgtgtgtgtgtgtgtgtatgtgtgtgtgtgtgtgtgtatgtgtgtgttgtgtgtgtgtgtgtgtgtgggtgttgtgtgtgtgtgtgtgtgtgtgtgtgtgtgtgtgtgtgtactgtggagGGGTGAGCAATGAGGCAGTCCTATCAGATAAGGACAGTGCTAATGACCccatcccctcaccacctccccatcccctcacctcctcacctcccccatccctcatATTCAGGGTGGAAggggagaaaaggaggaggggaaaggtgaGGAATTTCCCCTTAACTTCTTCAGAAAGCCCTGAGGGTCAacccagggggaggggggctccCTAAAGGACGCTatgacagggggggggggcagtccttaaaaatgagagggatagtagtctctctctctctctctctctctctctctctctctctctctctctctctctctctctctctctctctctctcttatcacatCACACAATAGGTCTTTGACACCTGATATGGCTTATCAGCAGGTGACCTAACGCCTTAAAGTAACTCAATTCaatggaggagagggaagggcagAGGGCCTTTCTAGACCTAACTTCAAAAAGTAAGGTCTAGAGAGTTAAAGGTACCCTTAGcccttaactttatatatatatatatatattcttttcttttcttttaaactgttcgccatttcccgcgttagcgaggtagcgttaagaacagaggactgggccttttttggaatatcctcacctggcacccttctctgttccttcttttggaaaattaaaaaaaaaaaaaaacgagaggggaggatttccagccccccgctccctccccttttagtcgccttctacgacacgcagggaatacgtgggaagtattctttctcccctatccccagggatatatatatatatatatatatatatatatatatatatatatataggaaggtctGGGGTTAAAGAGGTTCTCAGGGGCCCCGCCCTTCCCCTTAACTCATGAAGGTCAGGAGGTCACTATAGTGGGGGGAGGTTAAAGGGGAcccttaacctccccccccctttcacttTAGGAGCCCAGGGAGTGGGACGCCCTGAAGGCTTCCCCCCCCTTGAAttatgagggtgagggggggggggccccccctcaCAGCCCTAacttagggaggtgaaggcagtCAGGACCCTAACTGATGGAGGTGGACATCCTAAAAGACCCTAATTAAGGGAACTTTAAATAATTAGAAGCCCTGACCACCCTAACTGAAGGATGGGTGTTCAGGGGCCCCCTAGTCATGGGTGGTGGGTGATCATGGAGGGCCCCCGCTATGGATGGTGGGTGATCATGGAGGGCCCCCCGCTATGGGTGGTGCGTGATCATGGAGGGCCCCCTGTCATGGGTGGTGGGTGATCATGGAGGGCCCCCGCTATGGGTGGTGGGTGATCATGGAGGGCCCTGTCATGGGTGGTGGGTGATCATGGAGGGCCCTGTCATGGATGGTGGGTGATCATGGAGGGCCCCCGCTATGGGTGGTGGGTGATCATGGAGGGCCCCCGTTATGGATGGTGGGTGATCATGGAGGGCCCCCGCTATGGATGGTGGGTGATCATGGAGGGCCCCCGCTATGGGTGGTGGGTGATCATGGAGGGCCCTGTCATGGGTGGTGGGTGATCATGGGGCCCCCATCATGGGTGGTGGGTGATCACGGGGCCCCAGTGGGTAGTGGGCGGTTACGGGGCCCCCATCATGAGTGGTGGGTGATCACAGGGCCCCCATCATGGGTTGTGGCCGATCACGGGGCCCCAGTCATGGGTGGTAGATAGATGATCACGGGGGCCCCCAATGGGTAGTGGGCGGTCACGGGGGCTCCCAATGGGTAGTGGGCGGTCACGGGGCCCCCATCATGGGTAGTGGGCGGTCACGGGGCCCCCACCATGGGTAGTGGGCGGTCATGGTGGGCCCCCCGCCCCTCCTTTATCATGGGGTCCCTCACCTCCGAGGGAGTAGAGGAGAGCAGCCAGGAGGGCGGCGTGGGCGAAGCAGCAGCGGCTGAGGAGCGAGAGCACACACGCCCCCGCCAGCAACCCACAGGCGCCCACCAGGAAGGGCGTGGacatcctgaagaaggaggaggaggagaagggcaaacagacagacatcagaatatatacatatgtatatataacccctctccccctcccacacacccccattaGTActaactactgttactactactgatGCCTCGTTATGGCTAAGTGGGTCGtttgtgaagggggagggggggttggtagtTATGACGGTAGTTTGTGGGTTGATCACGGtggttagagggagggaggaagggaggaagggggcgtgCGTCTCGAAGGGCCTGACGTACTCTGGTGGTTAGGGGATAGTTAAGAGTGGGTAATGGTCGTTAGCGGGAGTTCAAAGGAACGTACTTTTTGGGCTAATTATAGGTAGTTAAGAGGTAATGAGTTGACATAATATTCATTTTGGGAGAGGTAATGGGTGGTCATCACACAACAAGTTAATGAGTAAACGAGATGTAATTTTCAGGTCCATGTAATTAGGGTTTAGTTAAGTGGTTATTACGGGGCGACGTTGGTTGGTGGGTAACTTAGGGGGTAATAGTGTTGATGGTGTATGAGAATGGTTAATTGGTAATTAAGGTGTATTTAAAAGTGGacgggttgttaaggaggtggtaGAGGCAGTACACAGGAGCTTATGGGGTGGCTAATTGGCAATTAGTAATTAGTAATAGGTAATTATGAACAACTACACTCGTGAAGGAAAGTAGCATGTCTCCCTCTTCTGTCATCTCTAATCACCTTGTCTCagtcacaggtcaaaggtcatcataccCTCATCTTCCCTACGTCACATCTTCCCTACgtcacatcttcactacgtcacatcttcactacgtcACATCTTCCCTACgtcacatcttcactacgtcacatcttcactacgtcACATCTTCCCtacaacacatcttcactacaatggCGTTGATAATCTGGTATTCCTATGGGTCAAGACAAATATGTCTTCACTATACCAAGGAATTGTGTTGAGTGATggataggaagaaggaaaagaagaagaagataagaagataagaagaagaagaagaagaagaagaagaggaagaagaagaagaagaagaagaagaagaagaggaagaagaagaagaagaagaagaaggagaagaagaggaagaagaagaagaagaagaagaagaagaaggagaaggagaagaagaaggagaagaagaagaggaagaagaagataagaagaagaagaagaagaagaaggagaacaagaagaagaagataagaagaagaagagaagaagaagaagaagaagaagaagaagaagaagaggaagaagaagaagataagaagataagaagatgaagaggaagaagaagaagaagaagaagaagaagaagaagataagaagaagaagaagaagaagaagataagaagaagaagaagaaggagaagaagaagaagaagaagaaggagaagaagaagaagaagaagaagaaggagaagaaggagaagaagaagaagaagaagaagaagaagaagaaggagaacaagaagaagaagaagataagaagataagaagaggaagaagaagaagaagaagaagaagaagaagaagaaggagaagaagaggaagaagaagaagataagaagataagaagatgaagaggaagaagaagaagaagaagaagaagaagaagaagaagaagataagaagaagaagaagaagaagataagaagaagaagaagaaggagaagaagaagaagaagaagaaggagaagaagaagaagaagaagaagaaggagaagaagaggaagaagaagaagaagaagaagaagaagaagaagaagaagaagaagaaaaagaagaaggagaagaagaggaagaagaagaagaagaagaagaagaagaagaagaaaaagaagaaggagaagaagaagaaggagaagaagaggaagaagaagaagaagaagtagaagaagaagaagaagaagaagaaggagaagaagaagaagaggaaggcaaaATCAACATGTTGTTAACTTATGATTGAGGTCAGACATTTTAAGTGTTGGAAGGCAGTCTGTGTTAGTCAatggataggtaaatagataattACCTTATAATGTAATTCAAGGTTAAGGTAATTAGGGGCAGCAAGTGACAGAGGTTAATGACGTGTCTGATGGTACTCTGGGTAACTGGAAGACCTGTAGGGTAATTAATGTTGTCGACAGGGTAATTATGGGTAATTGGCAATGGCACGGGTGATTAATGAATAGTAAGGTGATTAGCggttaggaacacacacacacacacacacacacacacatatatatatatatatatatatatatatattttttttttttttttttttttttatactttgtcgctgtctcccgcgtttgcgaggtagcgcaaggaaacagacgaaagaaatggcccaaccccccccccccatacacatgtacatacacacgtccacacacgcaaatatacatacctacacagctttcca
This sequence is a window from Panulirus ornatus isolate Po-2019 chromosome 11, ASM3632096v1, whole genome shotgun sequence. Protein-coding genes within it:
- the LOC139751497 gene encoding uncharacterized protein; protein product: MQGEKVNGRVATWVAGVVGVWSGLAALGALVAALMSPHWALVREPMVLAESPSQDTWSRGFDPPQRQESFQPVVTTITFRLGLWTACPHINTSALHFLVSSPPCTSVSYAWRRISHRDLHLPAPAPLLQTVMARMRMSTPFLVGACGLLAGACVLSLLSRCCFAHAALLAALLYSLGGLSVGVGVVWFVSVVSEEYGIASGRRTSWATMYAYRYGWSLMAAGSSGVAALLAALLTGHAHLARHAPMVGGMRPRSSSSTEESLARPLLRCRSEGCLGQRSFTSDTIRTYLTCDSRRHHPRGCLPPPPPPIHHCPSIVDLTRPQEDLHPSAPPDSRRSSRATILGEEVVHDHHLHLQQQGQGQQQGQGQQQQGQGQQPAAQQGQQQAQQQGQQGRGWPVETSRVIIETPRGAVTPVVPPPPPLSSSSSSNSPLEPPPPLPVSGRGSGAAARRAAAAAAAGEGGTGSRPACDPLRLPEYNSFTSGNYSRTLPTEGRQMAVFERRSGGQRSATLTRSTTKISSEV